In the Kitasatospora terrestris genome, one interval contains:
- a CDS encoding MASE1 domain-containing protein, with product MAAVLRNAKARRTAVTGLSILGVALAYWAGGKLGLLAQVVVGGIHVTPLWPPTGVAVAGLLLFGLRVWPGIALGALLVISGFGALTPASFGIAAGSTLAPVVAALLLTRVDFRVELDRLRDGVALVFLGALASTLVSATVACLVLVADDALAVDQFWPAWTAWWTGDAMGVLVVAPLLLALYGARMPRDVPLLRWVEGLALLVITGGVVVVVTHSPLSLLFLVFPVVMWAALRFQLLGAAPCALVVSVFAVPAAIHHTGPFAGHSVLATMVVLQALNGVAALTGLLLAAVTTERDNTLRTIEQACVALAEVVNRLAPGEANHSWPPPDGDGRHGD from the coding sequence ATGGCTGCTGTGCTGCGCAACGCGAAGGCCCGGAGGACCGCGGTCACCGGCCTGTCGATCCTCGGCGTCGCGCTCGCGTACTGGGCGGGGGGCAAGCTCGGCCTGCTCGCGCAGGTCGTGGTCGGCGGCATCCACGTCACCCCGCTGTGGCCGCCCACCGGCGTCGCCGTGGCCGGTCTGCTGCTGTTCGGCCTGCGAGTGTGGCCCGGGATCGCGCTCGGCGCCCTTCTGGTCATCTCGGGATTCGGGGCGCTCACCCCCGCCTCCTTCGGCATCGCGGCGGGCAGCACGCTCGCCCCGGTCGTCGCCGCCCTGCTGCTCACCCGGGTGGACTTCCGGGTCGAGCTCGACCGGCTGCGGGACGGCGTGGCGCTGGTCTTCCTGGGGGCGCTCGCCTCCACGCTCGTCAGCGCGACCGTCGCCTGCCTCGTCCTGGTGGCCGACGACGCGCTGGCCGTCGACCAGTTCTGGCCGGCCTGGACGGCCTGGTGGACCGGGGACGCGATGGGCGTGCTGGTCGTCGCACCGCTGCTGCTCGCGCTGTACGGCGCCCGGATGCCCCGCGACGTGCCGCTGCTCCGCTGGGTCGAGGGCCTCGCGCTCCTGGTGATCACCGGGGGTGTGGTCGTCGTCGTCACCCACAGTCCGCTCTCGCTGCTCTTCCTGGTCTTCCCGGTGGTGATGTGGGCGGCGCTGCGCTTCCAACTGCTCGGCGCGGCGCCGTGCGCCCTGGTGGTGTCCGTCTTCGCCGTCCCCGCGGCCATCCACCACACCGGCCCGTTCGCCGGCCACAGCGTCCTCGCCACCATGGTCGTCCTGCAGGCGCTCAACGGCGTCGCCGCCCTGACCGGCCTGCTGCTCGCCGCCGTCACCACCGAACGCGACAACACCCTGCGCACCATCGAGCAGGCCTGCGTCGCCCTCGCCGAGGTGGTGAACCGCCTCGCCCCGGGCGAGGCCAACCACTCCTGGCC